A stretch of the Aegilops tauschii subsp. strangulata cultivar AL8/78 chromosome 4, Aet v6.0, whole genome shotgun sequence genome encodes the following:
- the LOC109781898 gene encoding silicon efflux transporter LSI2-like encodes MSHPRRPDGSVLPDAASCDAHCCHPVKPASINGDAKVLDDLNMSWSAITAALALIVLDFKDARLASRSLFFLKLKLTSTVAYYGATEKQISGLLPLLLFFCGMFITVDGFNKTGIPSMFWEFMEPYTRIDTPTKVVILALVILLLSNVVLNVPTVLMLDARVVVSVAEISPAADTNTWLILAWVSTVAGNLSLLRSAVNLIVCEQAHRALVHATMAPSTMSMVVHGWRWVARLYHRHDIEAVGR; translated from the exons ATGTCCCACCCGCGCCGCCCGGACGGCTCCGTTCTTCCCGACGCGGCCAGTTGCGACGCGCACTGCTGCCACCCGGTGAAGCCTGCCTCCATCAACGGTGACGCCAAGGTGCTTGACGACCTCAACATGTCCTGGAGCGCCATTACCGCCGCCCTCGCGCTCATCGTCCTCGACTTCAAGGACGCCCGCCTTGCCTCGAGAAG TCTGTTCTTTCTGAAACTAAAACTCACATCCACCGTTGCTTACTATGGTGCCACTGAGAAACAAATTTCAGGTCTCCTACCACTGCTGCTCTTCTTCTGTGGGATGTTCATCACCGTGGACGGCTTCAACAAAACCGGCATTCCCAGCATGTTCTGGGAGTTCATGGAGCCCTACACACGGATTGACACGCCAACCAAGGTGGTCATCCTCGCTCTGGTGATCCTTCTCCTGTCCAATGTCGTGTTGAATGTCCCGACAG TCCTGATGCTCGATGCACGGGTGGTGGTCTCGGTGGCGGAGATCTCCCCCGCGGCGGACACCAACACGTGGCTGATCCTGGCATGGGTGAGCACGGTGGCCGGCAACCTGTCCCTTCTGAGGTCGGCGGTGAACCTGATCGTGTGCGAGCAGGCGCACCGGGCATTGGTTCATGCCACAATGGCCCCCAGCACCATGAGCATGGTCGTCCATGGGTGGCGATGGGTGGCACGTCTGTATCATCGTCATGACATAGAAGCTGTTGGTCGATGA